The DNA window TAGTGTCCGAGTGCCAATTTTTTTCGTAAGAGACTTATCATTATGGCACATCATACATTCATCATTATCTTGGGCATAAAGCGGTACAAGCGAAATAAAAATAAATGAGAATATTACCAGTAAAAAGTAGTGAATATTTATGCTAAGTCGTCTATTAACTTTCACTTTTTCCACTTTCTTTTTCTTGTAGTTTAATTCGTTCAAGTTCAGCAGGGTGCTCATCGGCCATTTCCTCCTCTGAAAGTGTTCCTTTAATCCAGGCTAAGTTCATTGGATACATATCCGGATTAAAAATTACAAAATATATATGCCACACAAGTATTGCGAGAAATGCAAGCCAAGCTTCATAATAATGAATAGTTCGTGCAATGTCCCAACCAAGTTTTGTAAATATCCCGATAAAATAATTCTCAAACCACATTATGAAACCAGTAATTGTCATAACAATAGTTCCCCAAACAAGAGCCCAGTACTCAGCTTTTTCGATATAGCTGAACCTATCAAGTTTTGGTTTCGCATTTGAGAACCCGAGATTATATTTCATAACACCAATGGCGTCTTTCAAATCTTGGTATGTTGGCAAAAGATCTTTAAATAATTGCCGTCCTCTTTCTGTTGCTGCTAAATAAAAAATATGATAAATGCTTGCCGCGACCATTACAACCGCAGCTATTCTATGCAATAAGCTTCGATAAATAAATGAATCGGGGAAAATATCATGAATATGCTTAACCCACCACGCATCTGGAAACCTTAACATAAATCCGGTTATCACAAGGGTAAAGAAACTAACAAGCAAACATACATGCTGCAACCTCTCATTGACTGTCATTCTCAGATACAAACGTCGCCCATGATGCTCAACTCTAATTAATCCGCGCTGGATCATTTTTTTTCTTTTTGCTTTTCTGAAAAAGTCAATAAGATTATGGAGAAACATACCGCCGACAGTAGTAAATATTAACACCAAATAAATCGTAGCAATCCAATATAAAACAGGTTCTTCTTCTTTTTCTAAAGTTACGTGAACTGCACCAATTGCAAATCGTTCATTAGCTCCGGGATGACACTTTCCGCAGGTCTTAACTATATTGGATTTATGAATTGTAGAAGTAGAATCGGTCGATGGTTTAATACTGTGAAAGCCATGGCAGCTTGCACAATTTGCAGCTTCAGTGTCACCGCCTCGGAGTGCCAATCCATGATAACTATCTCTAAATGTTGTTGTTCGCTTTGTTGACAAACCATACTTATCCGAGAGCTTTACAGAACTATGGCAAGGTGCACAAACTTGAGTTGAGACATTTCTAAATGCAACGGGTGCTTTAGGATCGGATGGGTGAAGTATATTATGCTCACCGTGGCAATCGATACATGTTGGTGTATC is part of the Ignavibacteria bacterium genome and encodes:
- a CDS encoding cytochrome B, which encodes MKIKRIFNSNFMVRKNKYLFLLFAILTSLMFTVSNANAQEKEDCLMCHSDQEMTMEKNGKNISIFVNDNVLNQSTHAKLRCVSCHVGFDPESLPHKEKIESVACMNCHKNAPVKHQFHPQILRADGKNGSPAVSCKSCHGQHNVLPIRSSRSPFNSKNLFQSCGKCHIDVSNNYAHSIHHVSFQNDVKGAPNCLTCHKTHISTSYIKQDSLKGKIGQEKLCLSCHIDDPDVRKRVAPTDVFIQAYENSVHGQALMKGNAKAANCVDCHASHDIVKGSDEKSTVYKFNVVNTCAKCHPKIAKEYLESSHGRALEKRNLDTPTCIDCHGEHNILHPSDPKAPVAFRNVSTQVCAPCHSSVKLSDKYGLSTKRTTTFRDSYHGLALRGGDTEAANCASCHGFHSIKPSTDSTSTIHKSNIVKTCGKCHPGANERFAIGAVHVTLEKEEEPVLYWIATIYLVLIFTTVGGMFLHNLIDFFRKAKRKKMIQRGLIRVEHHGRRLYLRMTVNERLQHVCLLVSFFTLVITGFMLRFPDAWWVKHIHDIFPDSFIYRSLLHRIAAVVMVAASIYHIFYLAATERGRQLFKDLLPTYQDLKDAIGVMKYNLGFSNAKPKLDRFSYIEKAEYWALVWGTIVMTITGFIMWFENYFIGIFTKLGWDIARTIHYYEAWLAFLAILVWHIYFVIFNPDMYPMNLAWIKGTLSEEEMADEHPAELERIKLQEKESGKSES